The Entomobacter blattae nucleotide sequence AGATAATTTCTCTTTTACCAACTGATTAACCTGCCCCAAATCAAGCGTTGCTCCATATTTCTTTTTTAAGACCCCCATAACTTTCCCCATATCTTTCATAGTGGTTGCGCCCATTTCGGAAATCGCCTCCTCAACCGCCTTACGGGTAGCCTGCTCATCCATCTGGGGAGGAAGGAACTCCTCAATCACCTTAATTTCCGCCTCCTCCTTTTCAGCCAGTTCAGGACGACCCCCTTGCCGATAAAGCGCAACCGAATCCTGGCGGGATTTAATCATGCCTTTCAACATGGCAAAAATCTCTTCCTCACCAACGGCTACAGGCTTCTCCCCCCGTGCTGCAATGTCTAAATCTTTCAATTTGGCTGTAATCATGCGCAAGGCCGCTACACGCCCTTGGTTGCCAGCTTTCATTGCCGTTTTCAGTTCGTCCATAAAACGGGTGCGGATGTCTTCCATGAATAATGTCGCCTTTTCCCAAAATAATGTTCCAGCTTCTTTTTACAGCCGCCTATTCTTTTACACCATAGCAATTTGTCACAAAGTTTTTTAAAAAAGGGGCTCGGAAAAAACTTCCCAAAATATCTTTGTGGGTTTATAATCTGGAAAAAATATCCCCTTCTTCTTATTTCTCCTGATGAATCTTTTAGTTTTCTGCCTCTCAGGCTGATCTTTTAACACTAAATGTCCTTACCTTGCCTCTCTTCACTTTTATTGAAGGAAAAACGCACCATGGCCAATGTAGAACAGATTATCACCCTTCTCGGTGGGGCAGAAAAGGCTGCCCAGCTGACCGGTGTGAGCACCGAGGCCATTCGCAAATGGCGGCAAGGGCAAGCCATTCCAGCCAAACATTGGAGCATCATTATTCAAGCCACAGGGCTTGACCTAAATGACCTGCAGGCTCCTTCCTCACCTGACCCTACAGAGCCCTCCTCTGCCCATCTTCCCCCCCACGGGGCAACAGCTGCCCTTATCCTGGCAGATGGAAGCCTGTT carries:
- a CDS encoding GatB/YqeY domain-containing protein, with translation MEDIRTRFMDELKTAMKAGNQGRVAALRMITAKLKDLDIAARGEKPVAVGEEEIFAMLKGMIKSRQDSVALYRQGGRPELAEKEEAEIKVIEEFLPPQMDEQATRKAVEEAISEMGATTMKDMGKVMGVLKKKYGATLDLGQVNQLVKEKLS